The genome window TGCTGAATTACTGGGAATTAACTTAAGGTCAATGAGATACCGTCTTGAAAAACACCATCTATACAGTAAAGGTGAATAAGGTTTAAAAAACCATACAGAATATATTAGTCTGTACTAAACAACCGATACTTATATTGTCCCCCATTCTTGCCTAAAGAAAATGTCATAACCAATCATATATAACTTGAATCGGAACATTATTTTGGCAATCTGCATAACAATCTGAAAGATAGATCAATCAATTTCCCAATACTTTATTTGGCATTTTTCGATTCGGAAATAAATATTGACACTCTTACGTGTTTGAAATATGACATACATGTCATATGATAGGTAATTTAATACTATAGATACTTACACAAAAGTTGATCCAACAGCCTAAAATCCTAGGAAAAATTAATAATTTAGTAAACGGAGTGTATATATCATATTATCATATCCTATAAAACATACGCGGGCTTTTGAAACTACCAACACAAAGTTGGAAAATTCCGAGATTGACATACTATCCGAAGATAGGTTGGACTATCGTATGGAAAGCATTATCCGTCTCTGGGAAGTTTTGCGAAATATTGGAAAATTAGATAAAAAACTTCAGATTATCACCGATACAGTTAATGACATTTTTAAAGCGAAATTCACCATATTATGGATTGTTAAAGAAGGGGATCGGTGCAATTCCGGTTGTCCTTTTTCACAAAACGGTTTTGGTTACAAAACCTGTAGAGGTGACATTGAATGTCTGCATCTGATAGCCGGTTCCGGTTTCGATAGCAACATAGATGCAGATCTTAACAGGATACCGTTAAGCCATTTTAAAACCGACAAGATCAATATCGGCATCAGTGAAAAATCAGCAATAAATAAATTCATTAAAGATTTGTTTATCCATAATGAAAATGGGATTAGCACCCAGGATATTAAATCAGTTGTCAGGTTAAAGCTTGTTTCGGATTACGACAAAGCCATAGGTGTACTTACCGTGTTCAGCCAACAGGTGATCAGCTCTCCTGATATTGTTCATATCGAATGTTTCTCCAATTTGGCTGCTCAGGTTATAAAGAATTCTCAACTGGAAGATTCTCTGATAAAATATCGTGAACATCTTGAAGGTCTTATAAAAGTACGTACTGATGATCTGATGGAAACCAACCGGAAATTACAAAAGATTGTCAAGGAAAAAGCCCATATTGAAAAATCTCTTATAGAAAGCGAAAAAAGGTTTCGCAGCGTTCTCGATAATTCATATGATGTTATTTACTTTATGAATTTTAAAACATCAAAATTCGAATATCTAAGCCCGTCTTCTTTGAAAATAACCGGTTATACTCCCGAAGAAATCATATATTTGCAGGAAAGCGGAAATTTTGACTTCCTTCATCCTGAAGAGGAAGATAATGTCCATGAATTCTTTAAACAACTGAACATTCGTCCGGATGAGGATGATATTAACAGAACCATAACCTTCAGAATGAAACATAAAACAAATGGCCGCCGCTGGGTCAGCACCACGCGTTCAGTTATTTTTGATGAAAATGGAGAACCGGCAGCTATTGTTGGTAATCTTAGAGATATTACTGATATTAAAAATGCTGAAGAACAAGAAAAAAAAATGAAAGATAATCTTGAAAACATGGTTCAGGAGCGCACAGTTGAACTTGAGAAGAACAACACAGCCTTAGAAGTACTTTTAAAAAAGCGGGAAATGGATAAAACTAAGCTTGAAGAAAAACTGATTTTTAATATTAAGCAATTAATTGTTCCATATCTTGAAAGAATAAATAATACTACATTAGATAATTATCAGGAGAATTTGATACATATTATTGAAGCGAACTTAAATGACATTCTTACTCCGCTTATTCCGTTTGTTTCTCCTTCTCAGATTGACCTGACACCTTCGGAAATTCAGGTTGCAAGCCTTATAAAGCTGGGAAAAACCACCAAGGAGATAGCAAACACTTTACACCTGGCTATGAGCACAATCCATTTCCACAGAGATAATATAAGAAATAAAATCGGAATTAAAAACAAAAAGGTTAATCTTAGAAGCTATCTTCTGTCTTCGGAACAAAACATCTGGTGAGTTTTCATAATTTTTTTATCTGTTGCCCTATCTGTTGTCGACGATTCTTCTTTTCTGCTGACTGCCCCCTCTTCTTAAAATACCCGCTTCTACAAACTGAATTTCGGGATTTCCCATAAGACCTTTTTCCATATTTTTCTTAACAGACGGTACGGAATTTATGCAGCCGATGATCCTGGCTGTTAAATCATCCTGATTTTTCAGTACCTCAACACAGCATTTAATATGATCCAGGCCGTCTTTTCTGGTGATAAATATTCTGTAATCTATCAGCTCAGAAATGGCGTATAATCTGTCATCAAAAAGAGATGTATATATTTTATCGTCTTCTCCGATATTGACAATCAGTGCTTTTCTTCTTGGGATTTCACCGATTCTAAGCAAAGTACAAGCACCACATTCACAGGTACTTCGGATAAGCCGGGCAAGATCTCCTGTACGATAGCGAATCAAAGGCATGCCAATACGATTTAAAGTAGTAAAAACCAGCTCTCCTTCCTCTTCTTCGTTTTTTATCGGCTCACCTGTTTTAAAATCTACTATTTCAAAATAAAGATCACATTCATTAAAATGGTAACCCTTGTGTGCTGTGCATTCTATACCGATAGCAAAGCCAGGTTCCGTCATTCCGTAATGATGGTATACTTTTGCATTCCAAGCTTTTTCTAAAGCCTTCCGCATGGCAGGGGAAAGATATTCGGAGGTGATAAAAACGAATTTTACGCCAATATCGGCCAGATCAAAAACAGACTCGGATTCTTTTGTCATGCGCCATATGCGAAAGGCTGATCCCATGATCATATCCGGTTTAAATGCTTTTATGCTTTCAATCTGAGATGGGGTAGGGCTGTCGCACTGACCGATTAACGGAATTCCGTTAAGATTTTTTACTCCTTTTGCAATCATTCCGGCCATGCTAAGCGGAGGAGAATTATCGGGCAAAAATATCTGAACTTTGCATCCGTCAAAACAATATTGATCGTTTCCGTCCGAAACAACAGTGTGCATTATTGCTGCCATGGATTCTATGATTGTATCTGCATCCTGCTGTGTGAAAAATATTTTTTTGGGTTTTCCGGTAGTACCTGTTGTAAAATGACTGTATATCCTGTCAATTTTTCCCAATGAAACACAAAGGAGCTTATAAGGGCTGTTTATTAAATCATCGGGTTCGGTAAAAGGAAGATGTCTGATACTTTCAAGAGAATCAATTTTGGTGATTTTATCTTTAAGAGATTTATAAAATACACTGTTATCGGCAGCATAGCAAAGTGTCTTTATAAGCCTGTCAAGCTGATACTGCTCAATATCCTTACGGGTAATGCAGTCTGGGTTTTGACCGAATTGTTTTCGTGAGCAGTTTTTATTTAAAGACTCTTTAATTTTGTTATGAATCCATTTTTCCAAAATCATATTGAAATTCTATTTCCCTCAATTCCCCCTTAAGAAAGGGGGATAAAGGGGGTTGTTTTTTTATATATAAGCTGAAACCGAAAAGTTCTATCAAGAAAGCTCTAACAACCCCCTGACCCCCTTTGCTAAGGGGGAAGTAACGTTCGTCAGTATTTATTAAGCCGGGCAATCATGTTGGAGCTAAATACGGTTCCCCTGTTCTTTTATCTATCGGCCCAAGCTTGTCATTTCGTGATGGCAGTATAATAGTCGATTTTGCAGGCATAACATCGTCACCTCTTTGATTAATAGCTTTTGATACTATATCAACACAGCATTCTTTCTTATCATCTATATATTTATCTGTAACATAGCCGGAAATTCTGATGGCATCCGAAAGATAAACCAGCCTCTTAAATCTTGCATGGCTGCTTTTTATCCAGCCATTATCACCCATCCAGTTTGTCAGAAAATGGATAAGCCAGCAATGCCTTTGAACAGCCGTATCATAAGGATAAGGCAAACCGCATTCATTTGCTGCATCAATATTATAATGCACACTAAAAACAGGTTCCATAGCAGAAGTTTTGCTGTCTCTAAATGCCCAGGCCGGATGTTTGCGGTAAGTTCTAAGTGCCGATCCATGAGCCTGTAATGGAACCGGCGAAGCGCCAATGCAAAAGGATATAATATCAGTTATCCCCAAAGGGCCTTTTATGATTTCGGGTAATACTTTGCCTTTGTCAACATCTTCATAATAAAGCGGCTTTGTACCCCGGTATTTTTCTGCAAGCACATGATCTTCAATTTCTTCCAGTTCCTGTAATGTCCATGGATGAGGCAATTTAAATTTTTTGCCGGAAACATCTTGTTCATCCGGGCTTCGTTCAACCCTGAATGCAGAAGAGTTGACGCTGGCAACCAAATGGTCAGTCTGATTTATAAATTTTACTTCCTGCTGTTCATAAACGGATTTGCCGTATAATTTGCTGTTGACCTTTTTGCATCCTGTCAAAAAACATTGAGGACTAATCCGGTCATTTGCCAGTACCGGTTTGTAGTATTGCCAGTCTACACTTGTTTGTAAAGCATGCACTCCCGGCAAACCCTGCAATACCCAAGTGGGAAGAACACTGTTAAGCCATGATGGCGGAGCCGGAAGTGTTTTATAAGAAGTTGAATCGGCATATTTCTTATCTCTCCACAATTTATTGGGATCGCCTATGCCGTCGGCAAACTTTTTAATCGCATCTTCTGTGGCGACACTGTTAAATTGATAGTTAACACGAAGTTGTTTTCCTACCCGGCTTCTCATTTCTTCAAACGCTGTATACGTAATCTTACTCTTTTCCATACACTCATTTATCCTTAATAATTGATTGGCCCGGGCTGTATTTTTCTGTGCAGACTGCCGCCTTGCGAGCCGGTTAAATAGTAACTGCAAAAAGGAATCAGCCGCTTATCTGTTGTTATAACGTGGATGCAGCAGCCCTTAAGTCTTTTAAGATCAATTGTCCAGGCATCCATAAAAGGCATCCCCGATATGGATAAATAGTGTGTTTGAATCCGTTCGTAAAAATTATTAAAAGGTCCGTTTGGGGTTTTGCATGCACATTGTTTTGTTGCAGGTTCTATAAATCTGGATTTTTCAGTGATAAAGCGCCGCACATGAGCAGTCGGACTTTCTTTCTTTTGGCTTTGAATACAGTTTTCAAAAAGAGTGGATTTATCGGGATGAAAACGGGTAGTCGCCTGCAGTTTGCCCTTATCATTTAAGATATAAAATCCTGAAAAGCCGCAATGCGAATCCATTTTCCTGCGTGGCTGGAAATCATGAGCCTTGATTTCACCAGAGGTTTGAATTTCAAGCAATCTTAATATTTCAGGAGTAGTAATTCTGCTTTCATTTGATGGGCAAAAATTATAGCGTCCGGAATAGGTAACAGGCTGGAAATGAATTCCTTTGATAACCGGCATATAGCGTTTGGCAAAAAACAGGATCTCTCCCAATTGAGAGTCATTAACTTTCGGAATTACTGTGGGTACCAATTGCACACCCATCTTGATTTCAGAGCAGTTTTCAACCGCGTTTATCTTTAGACCAAAAAGATCAACGCCCCTTAGTGTCCGGTAAACATCATCCGTTACACCATCAAATTGAAGATAAATCAAATCAGTTCCGGCATCTTTTAAAGCCTTTAAATAAACTTTGTCTTTTGCTATCCTGATGCCGTTGGTATTAATCTGGACATGACCCAATCCGGCATTCTTTGCAACACTCACAATTTCAGGAAGATCATCTCTTACAGTCGGTTCTCCGCCGCTTAACTGAATGGGGCAAGTTCCGGCAGCAGCCACAACTGCTTCACACATTTCTTTAAGCTGTTTAATTTCGGGAGTATTTGATGATGATTGCCTGTCTCCGGCAAAACATACGGGGCAGGAAAGGTTACACTTATCTGTGACTTCCATTAAAACAGTACAGGTATCCGCCTGGTGTTCCGGGCATATCCCACAATCTTTCGGACATCCTGAAATGGTTTTCGTCTGTTTTTCCTGAAGCGGCTGTGAAAATTCTCCATAGCCCCATTGTTCAAATGTCGGATTGCCTCTCCAGATTACAGTTTTAAATTCGCCATGAACGGGACAGGTTTTTTTAAGAAAGATATCTTCACCTTCTGAAATCTTTACAGCCGGTATTACAGCAAGACAATGAGGGCAAATACTTGTTGTTTCGCCTATATTTTTAGGCATTTTACTATCCTACAATGGTTTACGGAAAGAAAATATAGCATATCCCGGTTTGCTTTCAGCAAAAAGTCTTTTCCATTCAATTTGCGGATCAGAACTATTATTTAAGGCGGAACAGCAAGATGCACCTTCACTTGAAAAATGCTTCCAAAAATCATCCAATGAACCATAACCTGAGATTAATTTAAATGCGATTTTTTTTAACTCAATGGAATGATCTTCAAACAGTTCATTTTCAAATCCCGCCTTGTAAAAAACTTCGATGTATCCGGCTTTTGTTAATGCCCCGGTAAAACAACAATTAAAAAGAACCTCATCTTTAAACTCGGAGCTTAAGGGATGATTTAAGATAACATCGGACATCGAGAATCTGCCGCCCGGTTTAAGAATCCGAAAAACCTCTTTTGCAACACGCATTTTATCAGTAAACAGAGAAAAAGCACATTCCGTAATAACCGCATCAAAAACCGAGTTGGAAAACGGCAATGATTCGGAATCAGCTAAACAAAATTCTGCCTTATTAGAAAGCGACAACTTTTGAGCTTTTTTCCTGGCAAGAGATGAAGAATTAAGCGATAAATCTGTGCCTATAACCCGGCAATCAAAAAGATCGGATAAAAAGCAAGCGCTTGATCCTCTGCCGGATGCAATATCTAAAACCAGAGCTCCTTTTTGAATACCGGCTGATTCGGCGGTTTTCTTTGTGAGTTCCAATCCGCCTGGATGTAATATTTCATCCAGGACCTGATTAAACTCATTTGCTTCATAGGTTTTAACAATTGAAGTTTTCATGTAAGCACTGCTTTAAATTTTATCCGAACTTTGCTTCCATTTCGGCTTCTGTTTTGTTCATTTCCATGGCTACTTCTTCAGTTATAAATTTTATCTTACATCCGGGGCATTCCAAACCGCTTTGGAAACCAAGCATTTCATAATATATTAAGGAAAGATCTTTTACTTCCATAGGTTTTTCACATTTACAGCATTGCCAGTTTGCCATTTTCAGCTCTCCTCATCAAAAGCGCTTTTTACACAATACGCAGTATGAATTTTATAGCTATCAGCCTCTTTTGAATACCTTACAAAATAAAGCGCATTGCCGATAGTCTTTTTACCTAAAAATTCATTATTGCCGGTATCACAAAGCTTTTCATTTGTTGTTTCAGAATCATAAATGACCATTTTAAGCTCATCATCCAAAATGCCTCTTGATTCCAGCAATTCCGAAACTTCAGAGCTTTTGTTTATATTGATTGTTTCATATCCTTCTGCATTGCTCATTAGTTACTCTCCTTTGTTTATCTGCACGGCTTTATAAATAAATCTCAGTTAGCTTTGCCTTTAAATAGGATTGGTTATCTTTTTTGATATTTGCCTGATTGGGCGGCTTTGCCTTATTCTCATCCCAGTTGGGATTAAACAACAGATCAAGAACATGAATAGTAGGTTTGTGTTGAGCCAGCGCTTCCCTGCATGTAGCACAATAGGTAAGAATATCATGCTTTGCTTCTTCTACTCTTTTTTTAGTGATTTTTTGGGCCAGATCAAAAGATGCGAAAGCTATCATACCTCCCATACCGCAGCAAAGGCCGTTTTCACCATGGTGTTCCATCTCGATTATGCTGCTGCCAGTTTGAGATACCAGTTTGCGGATATTATCATGAGTATCTTTTTTAAATCTCCCGGCGCAAGGATCATGAATTGAAAATACGCCTGTTTTATGCCCATCTGATAAAATAATTCCCTCTTCAGCCAGAACATCATATAATGATCTTATTTTAATTCCTGAGGCATCATGCTGGCTTATAGTTCTAAGACAGTTGGGACATGCCAGAATAAGCTCCTCTGCTCCCATCCGTTTAATTTCATCCGTAAGATCTTTAATCATATTCTGAAATGATGCATGATCTCCTAATGAACGGGTTGGGTTTCCGCAGCATTTTAAAATAATGCCCGTATCTTTATCGTTTGATAACAGCCAGTCATAAGCTGAAATTACAGATTGCGGCGAATATGCCGACAGATGGCAGCCCGGCATGAAAACCCTGCTGCTTTTTCTTTTATCAGGATTTGGAAGGGTTAACATGAACTCATCCGATCTTACCCAATCCTGATCTTTTATGACAAGCTTGTGCGTTGGAAGCGGGCCTTTGCTGCATTCAACCAGTTCCTGTCTGGCTTCGTTGCACATTTTCCCGATATTAAGTCCTTCGGGACACACCTTTTCGCAAAGATCACAAATGTTACAGCAATAAGGGATCGCCGGTCTTTTAATAAAAGCGCCATCTTTGTATTTATCAACAAGGTCTTTCGGATTGTCACAAAAACGATTGAGAAATTCACAATCCGTCATACAGCTTTTGCATTCACAGACAAGACATCTTTGGGCCTCTTTAATCGCAGTTTGCTCATCAAACCCAAGTTCCACTTCATCAAATCCCAATCGCTTGTCAATAGCTGTTTCCGGCATTTTGGATCTTGGAATTGGTGTTGCCTCTTTTTTAAAAGTATCCTTTAAAACTTTATATGTCTTTTGTCTTCCTTCAAAAAGATCCTGATCGCTTAAATATCTGTCGATGGAAACCGCTGCTTTTTTACCGGCGGCAACAGCTTTAATTACAGTAGATGCGCCTGAAACAACATCACCTCCTGCAAAAACTCCTGCCGTATTTGTCTGCATTGTAATCTCATCAACTGCCAGAGTTCCCTGCTTGCTGAGTTCAGGTATTATCGGCAGTTTTGATTTATCTACACTTTGACCAATTGCTATTATCACATTATCAGTATCTAAAACAAACTCTGATCCTTTAACCGGTATGGGACGGCGTCTGCCGCTATCATCTACTTCTCCCGGTTTCATTTCAAGACACTCAACGCCAATACATTTTCCGTTATTATCAATTATTTTAACAGGAGCAACATGAAAACGGATAATAACGCCTTCAAGCTCTGCTTCTTTGATTTCAAGCGGATCAGCAGGCATTTCTTCGCGGGATCGCCTGTAAATAATGCTTACATTATCTGCTCCAAGCCTTTTGGCTGCTCTGGCGCTGTCAATAGCAGCATTGCCGCCTCCTATAATAATTACCCGTTTTCCGGGATTATTTTTTTCACCATTATTAACAGCTTCCAGAAAATCAAGTGCAGAAAACACACCGCTGCTGTTTTCACCGAACAATCCGGCATTTACAGAAGTTTGCGCTCCAACTCCCATAAATACGGCATCATAATTTTCATTGCCAAAAAGATTCTCCAGACTGAGAACAGGCTGGTTGGTTTTTATCTCAACTCCCAGTTCTCTGATGTATTCGATATCATTATCAAGGCAAGTGTCAGGCAATCTGTATGCCGGAATACCATAACGCATAAGCCCGCCTGTTTTCGGCATTGCTTCAAAAATTGTTACAAAATAACCTTTTCTTATCAAATCGTATGCACAGGAAAGACCTGCCGGTCCTGAACCTATGATTGCAACCTTTTTATCTTTGGTGATTTTACAGGGACTGGCCTTTTCTCTTCCGTTTTGAACTTCATAGTCAGATACAAATCTTTTAAGGGCCCGAATTGCTACAGGTTGATCAATATTATTACGCTCGCATTGACTTTCACATGGGTATGTGCAAACTCTTCCGCATACCGCAGGAAAAGGCATGGTTTCTCTTATTACTTCCAGAGCTTTTTGAAACTCGCCTTGTGAGATTAAGGATATATATTTTCTTATATCAATATGTGCCGGGCATGCATCCTGACAACGGGGATAAGCATCTCCCTTACAGTTTTCAATTATTTTATCGATCTCTTTCATGCCACTTCTTCCTGTTTCCGGTTTTTCCCGACATCTACATCAGCTAACAATGCCGCACCCAAAGCTCCTATAATTTGCGGAACTTCGGGCAATACGACTTCTTTATCAAGCAATTCCTGAATAAATTTAACAACCCCGCTGTTTTTAGCCACACCCCCTGTAAAAACAATCTTGTCATTATAGCCTACCGATCTTCCCATTATAATAACCCGCCGTGAAACCGCTTTGTGTAATCCTGCCACCATATCTTCCCGATTAGTTCTGTCTGCTCTTAAAGATATAATTTCAGATTCAGCAAAGATAGTGCATGTGCTTGAGATATTGGACGGACTTACACTCTTTAGTGAGTCAGGCCCCATCTGGTCAATTGTGAGATTTAAAACGGAAGCCATAACTTCTAAAAATCTTCCGGTTCCGGCAGCACATTTATCATTCATAACAAAACTTTTTACTGTTCCGTTTTCTCTCATACCAATAACTTTGCTGTCCTGCCCTCCAATGTCAATGATAGTCCGGGCTTCGGGAATTAAAAAGCTGGCTCCTTTGGCATGGCAAATAATTTCACTGATGCTTTTATCAGCGAATTTGACACTGTCTCTTCCGTAACCGGTCGATACAAAACGATCTACATCCTTAAATGTGTACCCGGCTTTTTTAAGTGCTTTTTCCGTTACCTCTTTCGAAGATTCTGTTACATAATCTCCTGTGGGCATAACTTCATAAGCCACAAACTCACCATCTTTTAATATGGCTGTTTTAGCTGTAGCAGCACCAACATCAACACCTGCTATTAACATGGGTTCTCCTTTTGTGCTGTTTTTATTTCAAACAAATCAGACGATTTATAATATAACGGAGGCTTCCTGAGAATCTGTATCGCATTGGTTGCATTTTCTCATATATTTTTATTAATACAAGGTGAGAAAACTATGGGTATAATATGGTGCCTGTCCCCATATATATCCGTCTTCAATTTTTTTTAATCGAAGTTTTAAAAAACCGAAATCTCCAATATTGATAATATATAATTAACAGCTTATATTTAATAAAATAAAATGTCGGGATCATCCCGACTTTTTAACCTCAATTTTCCAATCTTACTTTTTCCGGCAGTTTATGTAAAAATCACACTGAAATTTTAGTCTTGGATACTCATTTTTAAAGAAGACGGAAAGCAATCGGCACCGTCTGAGAGTGTAGATATTTAAATTTAATAATAAGCTCATCAGAGCGGATTTGCCGAAAGAACTACAACCAAACGAAGGAGAAACAAGATGTTAGCTATGGAACGGCTGAAAAATCATTTGTCGGACAGATCATCGACATTAGGGAAACTAAAAAAAGACGGTGTCAAAATTGTCGGATACACACCCGGCGGGTTCATGCCTGAAGAAATTGTCCATGCGGCGGGTGCAATTCCGATTTGTTTGTTAAAAGGCGGCGATGCTGACTCCGTAATCGAAAGCTTAAAGTACAATCCAAGGTTTTTTTGCACTTTCTGCAAAACACAGATTTCGTATCTGATGGGAGGTGATCTGGTATATAATCTGCCTGATATTCTCGTTGTTCCACACACAGACTGCAATCACAAGATAATTGCCGATTCCTGGAATTACTACGGTAATGCGGATGTGTTCCGATACGGCGTTCCCCATAACAAAGGAGAATCTGCCCGAACCTATTTTAAAGGAGGGCTGGAATTGCTGAAGAAAAAGCTTGAAGATCTTACCGGAAACAAAGTTACGGATGAAAAGCTTGATGATGAGATACAGATAGGAAACAAAATAAGAAGTCTTTTCAAAGAAATCAGCTTTGCGCGAAAAACAAACCCGGCTGCAATCAGCAGCAGGGATTTTACAATGCTTCAGCATGCATCCACATTTGCGGACAAGGATTTTATTGTTCAAACCTTAGAAGCAGTCCGCGATGAAATAAAAGAAAAGCCCACAGCCGACAAAAACCGGAAACGGGTTATGATGATAGCATCTTCTTTGGCGAACGGCGATAATCTTGTATTTGATATTATAGAAAATACCGATGCTGATATTGTTTATGAAGAGGTTACGGAAGGATACCGTCCATATCTGGATAATGTGGAAGTTAACGGAAATGACCCAATACAAAACTTATCCGATACATATTTTGATAAGCGTGTACCTGCTCCCTGGGATCGTCCCTGGGGAGAC of Pseudomonadota bacterium contains these proteins:
- a CDS encoding methyltransferase domain-containing protein; translation: MKTSIVKTYEANEFNQVLDEILHPGGLELTKKTAESAGIQKGALVLDIASGRGSSACFLSDLFDCRVIGTDLSLNSSSLARKKAQKLSLSNKAEFCLADSESLPFSNSVFDAVITECAFSLFTDKMRVAKEVFRILKPGGRFSMSDVILNHPLSSEFKDEVLFNCCFTGALTKAGYIEVFYKAGFENELFEDHSIELKKIAFKLISGYGSLDDFWKHFSSEGASCCSALNNSSDPQIEWKRLFAESKPGYAIFSFRKPL
- a CDS encoding PAS domain S-box protein; translation: MESIIRLWEVLRNIGKLDKKLQIITDTVNDIFKAKFTILWIVKEGDRCNSGCPFSQNGFGYKTCRGDIECLHLIAGSGFDSNIDADLNRIPLSHFKTDKINIGISEKSAINKFIKDLFIHNENGISTQDIKSVVRLKLVSDYDKAIGVLTVFSQQVISSPDIVHIECFSNLAAQVIKNSQLEDSLIKYREHLEGLIKVRTDDLMETNRKLQKIVKEKAHIEKSLIESEKRFRSVLDNSYDVIYFMNFKTSKFEYLSPSSLKITGYTPEEIIYLQESGNFDFLHPEEEDNVHEFFKQLNIRPDEDDINRTITFRMKHKTNGRRWVSTTRSVIFDENGEPAAIVGNLRDITDIKNAEEQEKKMKDNLENMVQERTVELEKNNTALEVLLKKREMDKTKLEEKLIFNIKQLIVPYLERINNTTLDNYQENLIHIIEANLNDILTPLIPFVSPSQIDLTPSEIQVASLIKLGKTTKEIANTLHLAMSTIHFHRDNIRNKIGIKNKKVNLRSYLLSSEQNIW
- a CDS encoding MaoC family dehydratase N-terminal domain-containing protein; this translates as MEKSKITYTAFEEMRSRVGKQLRVNYQFNSVATEDAIKKFADGIGDPNKLWRDKKYADSTSYKTLPAPPSWLNSVLPTWVLQGLPGVHALQTSVDWQYYKPVLANDRISPQCFLTGCKKVNSKLYGKSVYEQQEVKFINQTDHLVASVNSSAFRVERSPDEQDVSGKKFKLPHPWTLQELEEIEDHVLAEKYRGTKPLYYEDVDKGKVLPEIIKGPLGITDIISFCIGASPVPLQAHGSALRTYRKHPAWAFRDSKTSAMEPVFSVHYNIDAANECGLPYPYDTAVQRHCWLIHFLTNWMGDNGWIKSSHARFKRLVYLSDAIRISGYVTDKYIDDKKECCVDIVSKAINQRGDDVMPAKSTIILPSRNDKLGPIDKRTGEPYLAPT
- a CDS encoding 2-hydroxyglutaryl-CoA dehydratase; translated protein: MLIAGVDVGAATAKTAILKDGEFVAYEVMPTGDYVTESSKEVTEKALKKAGYTFKDVDRFVSTGYGRDSVKFADKSISEIICHAKGASFLIPEARTIIDIGGQDSKVIGMRENGTVKSFVMNDKCAAGTGRFLEVMASVLNLTIDQMGPDSLKSVSPSNISSTCTIFAESEIISLRADRTNREDMVAGLHKAVSRRVIIMGRSVGYNDKIVFTGGVAKNSGVVKFIQELLDKEVVLPEVPQIIGALGAALLADVDVGKNRKQEEVA
- a CDS encoding AMP-binding protein; this translates as MILEKWIHNKIKESLNKNCSRKQFGQNPDCITRKDIEQYQLDRLIKTLCYAADNSVFYKSLKDKITKIDSLESIRHLPFTEPDDLINSPYKLLCVSLGKIDRIYSHFTTGTTGKPKKIFFTQQDADTIIESMAAIMHTVVSDGNDQYCFDGCKVQIFLPDNSPPLSMAGMIAKGVKNLNGIPLIGQCDSPTPSQIESIKAFKPDMIMGSAFRIWRMTKESESVFDLADIGVKFVFITSEYLSPAMRKALEKAWNAKVYHHYGMTEPGFAIGIECTAHKGYHFNECDLYFEIVDFKTGEPIKNEEEEGELVFTTLNRIGMPLIRYRTGDLARLIRSTCECGACTLLRIGEIPRRKALIVNIGEDDKIYTSLFDDRLYAISELIDYRIFITRKDGLDHIKCCVEVLKNQDDLTARIIGCINSVPSVKKNMEKGLMGNPEIQFVEAGILRRGGSQQKRRIVDNR
- a CDS encoding FAD-dependent oxidoreductase encodes the protein MKEIDKIIENCKGDAYPRCQDACPAHIDIRKYISLISQGEFQKALEVIRETMPFPAVCGRVCTYPCESQCERNNIDQPVAIRALKRFVSDYEVQNGREKASPCKITKDKKVAIIGSGPAGLSCAYDLIRKGYFVTIFEAMPKTGGLMRYGIPAYRLPDTCLDNDIEYIRELGVEIKTNQPVLSLENLFGNENYDAVFMGVGAQTSVNAGLFGENSSGVFSALDFLEAVNNGEKNNPGKRVIIIGGGNAAIDSARAAKRLGADNVSIIYRRSREEMPADPLEIKEAELEGVIIRFHVAPVKIIDNNGKCIGVECLEMKPGEVDDSGRRRPIPVKGSEFVLDTDNVIIAIGQSVDKSKLPIIPELSKQGTLAVDEITMQTNTAGVFAGGDVVSGASTVIKAVAAGKKAAVSIDRYLSDQDLFEGRQKTYKVLKDTFKKEATPIPRSKMPETAIDKRLGFDEVELGFDEQTAIKEAQRCLVCECKSCMTDCEFLNRFCDNPKDLVDKYKDGAFIKRPAIPYCCNICDLCEKVCPEGLNIGKMCNEARQELVECSKGPLPTHKLVIKDQDWVRSDEFMLTLPNPDKRKSSRVFMPGCHLSAYSPQSVISAYDWLLSNDKDTGIILKCCGNPTRSLGDHASFQNMIKDLTDEIKRMGAEELILACPNCLRTISQHDASGIKIRSLYDVLAEEGIILSDGHKTGVFSIHDPCAGRFKKDTHDNIRKLVSQTGSSIIEMEHHGENGLCCGMGGMIAFASFDLAQKITKKRVEEAKHDILTYCATCREALAQHKPTIHVLDLLFNPNWDENKAKPPNQANIKKDNQSYLKAKLTEIYL
- a CDS encoding radical SAM protein; this encodes MPKNIGETTSICPHCLAVIPAVKISEGEDIFLKKTCPVHGEFKTVIWRGNPTFEQWGYGEFSQPLQEKQTKTISGCPKDCGICPEHQADTCTVLMEVTDKCNLSCPVCFAGDRQSSSNTPEIKQLKEMCEAVVAAAGTCPIQLSGGEPTVRDDLPEIVSVAKNAGLGHVQINTNGIRIAKDKVYLKALKDAGTDLIYLQFDGVTDDVYRTLRGVDLFGLKINAVENCSEIKMGVQLVPTVIPKVNDSQLGEILFFAKRYMPVIKGIHFQPVTYSGRYNFCPSNESRITTPEILRLLEIQTSGEIKAHDFQPRRKMDSHCGFSGFYILNDKGKLQATTRFHPDKSTLFENCIQSQKKESPTAHVRRFITEKSRFIEPATKQCACKTPNGPFNNFYERIQTHYLSISGMPFMDAWTIDLKRLKGCCIHVITTDKRLIPFCSYYLTGSQGGSLHRKIQPGPINY